The genomic region CTGTTCTGCCTGCTCCTTTTCGGTGTCGGCGTACTGGCGTTCGCCGTCACCGGGTCCGAGGTCCTCTCGTTTCCGACGCTGCTTTCCGGCTTTGCCGATAGCGACACCGAGATGCTGCGATATCTTGCCAGCACGCGCATCTACCGCCCCGATTGGGGGTTTGGCTCTTTCGCCGCCCCTCGCTTTATCTATTTCGCGCGCTGGGACACTGCCGGCGCCATCATCGTCTCGCTCACCGGCAATCTGGCAGCGGCGCATTTCTGGGCCAAGGGCAGGAAACGAGACTTTGTCCTGACCGAAGCCATCACCATCCTTCTGATCGTCTCGACGCTCAGCCGGACCGTTATCGGAATTCATATCGGCGTTAGTGTCCTTACATATCTATGGATCAGCCGAAACCGAATGGTACTGGGTTCGCTCCTCCTGGTTCTCGCTTCCATCCTCGCGGGACTGCTCCCGCTCCTGGCCGATTTCGCCTCCTCGTTCAGGCAGTATTCCACCAGTGACCGGTTCGAGCTCTATGGGGCAGCGCTTTCGCAATTTATCGCCGGCGACCCGCTGTTGGGTCTGGGATACAAACCCAAGGACGACCCTTCCCTCCAATACGCCGTGGGCAGTCACTCAATGCCGCTGTCGTTCCTGACGCGCGGCGGATTGATTGCGCTGATCTTCGCAACCCTGGCATTCTGGATATTGCCGATAGCGCGTGGGGTCAGGTCCGTCCTCTCGCATGATCCATTCAAGCGCAAGACAGCCCCTTTCTGGGTCCGAGGCATTGTCGTTGTCGGTGCATGGTCTCTGTTCCAGGAAATAGACACCTCGATACTGACCTACACGGCGATCATAATATTTCTGCTCTCGGTCGATCTTCTGTCCCGCCGAACGATTGCGATCCACCCCCGATAGGTGAAGGTGTAAGCCTCGCCACCGAACGTCATTGGGCCTGGATCGCCCCCACCTCCACCAGATACGCACGCAACGCCGCGTGCAGCGTGCCATATTGCCCCTCGGTCAAACCACCGCCGATCCAGGCGGCGGCACATTGTCGTTGCGAACGTCCGCTCAACCCATTGGCACCCAAAATATGGAAGGAGAGGTTCGGAACACCGGTCGTGCCCGCCTCCGCCGCCCGGGCCGTTCCCGCGTTCACCCGCACCGTTCGGATTGCCCCATCGACCCGCGAAACGCTGAACAGGCCAGTCGCCCCGCTCACCGCAAGATGAAGAAACGTTTCATCGTTGAGATAGGCGGGAAACCATGCACCGGGCCGGAAAATGCGCATATCCGCTCTCACGGTCGCCGATTGAAACGCCCCCATATCGTAGCTTTCGCTCGCATGGTCCGTGAGGCTCCAGAACCCAAACGAAGCATCATCCTCGCGATAATTGAGCCCGCTGGTCGCCGGGTTGAGGCCCGTATCCAGGTACCCATTGCCGTCGCCCTGATAGCCGCGGTCCACCATAAACATAGGTACACCGTCGGGGACGATATTGTAGCTGTCGGCAACCCAGTTGCGCTGCGCCGCCTGTGCGTGGTGAGCCGCCAGGACATAGAGCGCATCGAGCCGCTGCCACACCTCGCCCACCTTGAGTGCGCCGATTAGCCGGTTAATCGCGGCCATGCGCGCCATGCTCGGCTGGACGGAAAGCCGAGACAGCAGCGCCTGCGTCTCTGCCAGCAATGGCTCGTGAGCCCCCGCGCCCGAAAGCGAAAGTGAAAGCGCGATCTCCATCAAACGAGCCCCACCAGATCGCCGGCATCTGTCCCACTGGCCATGATCCGCGCCGCGCAAACCGGCAGCACGGTGCCGCCGGCAACATTGGCAAACCGAACCTCCCGCCCCCAAGCCGAGACAATGGTAAGATTGCCGGCGCTGCCGATATAGATCGCCCGGGTCACCTGCGGCAGGTCGTTGAAATCATCGGGCGTGATGGCGAAGAAATCGCCCGCCGGTCCGCTCGCGCTGCTCGCCCGTCCTGAAAAGTTTGAAGTCATGATGTCTGGCTCCAGTGCCGTTATAGCTCTGGAGCCATCATCACCCAATCTGGCAGGGCGGGGATAAGTTTCGTTGTTTTGAACGACTAGATGTGAGCGTTTCCAGCAAAAATGGGTACCATTTTTGCGGATCGGAAACGCGACGCAAAGGATTAGAGCCGGCGAGTTGATTCAATCAAAATCCCCGGCTCTAACTGCGGCCGAACTCGTCTTCGATGCGGATGATGTCGTCCTCGCCCAGATAATCGCCGGTCTGCACCTCCACCACTTCGAGTTCGATCTTGCCGGGGTTGGAAAGCCTGTGGATCTCGCCGCGCGGAATGTAGATGCTTTCATTCTCGTGCAGCAGGCGCACGCTCTCGCCCACCTGCACCTCGGCGGTGCCGCGCACCACCACCCAATGCTCGGAGCGGTGCAGGTGCTTTTGCAGGCTCAACCGGCACCCCGATTTGACGAACAGCCGCTTGACCTGGAACCGCGCGCCATTGAGCACCGAGGTATACCCGCCCCAGGGCCGATAGCTCGTGCGGTGGATTTCGGTGAAATGCCGGGTCTGCGGATCGGCCTTGAGCCGTTTGACCACCTCGCCCACCGACTGCGCCGCCGATAGCCGTCCCACATAGACAGCGTCCTCGCTCGCGAGCACGGCGACGTCATCGAGCCCGTCGAGCACCACATGATGGCTTTCCGACATCACCAGCGAGCGCGACGCCGCGTTGAGCGTCACCTTGCCCACGCCCAGATTGTCCGCTGCATCGCGGGCCCCGCTCTTCCACACCGCGTTCCACGATCCCAGATCCGTCCACTGGATCGCGGCCGGCACCACCGCGGCCAGATCGGTATTTTCAAAGATCGCATAGTCCACCGATATCGAGGGCGCCTGGGCAAACGAGGCTGCTTCGAGGCGATAGAAATCGAGATCGGCCCGTCCCTTGTCCACCGCCGCGCTCGCCGCTGCGAAAATTTCGGGCGCCAGCTTTTCGCATTCGGCAAGAAAGGCCGATGCGGTGAACAGGAACATCCCCGAATTCCAGTAATGCGACCCCGCCGCGATCATTGTCGCCGCCTTTTCCGCGTCGGGCTTTTCGACGAACCGGGCCACCCGCCGGCCGCCGGACGGCAGGCTTTCGCCCGCTTCGATATAGCCGAATTCGGTGGCCGGTTCGGTGGGATCGATCCCGAAGGTTGCAAGCCGCCCCTCCCGCGCCACCGCTTCGGCAGTGTCCAGTGCCTGCGCATAGGCCTTATCGACAACGATGCCATGGTCCGAGGGCAGCACGTGGATGAGCGGATCGCTGCCGTCCTGCGCTGCCATCAGGCTCGCGGCAACGATCGCCGGCGCGGTGTTGCGCGCCACCGGTTCGAGCACGATGCTGGCTGGCACGATGCCGATTTCATGGGCCTGCTCGGCGACCAGAAACCGGTAATCCTCATTGGTGATGACGATCGGCGCACCATAGCGCGGATC from Pelagibacterium sp. 26DY04 harbors:
- a CDS encoding mannose-1-phosphate guanylyltransferase/mannose-6-phosphate isomerase; this translates as MDMPVSQPRRIVPVILAGGSGTRLWPISRTARPKQFLALLGEHSLFQQTLLRLKDDPRYGAPIVITNEDYRFLVAEQAHEIGIVPASIVLEPVARNTAPAIVAASLMAAQDGSDPLIHVLPSDHGIVVDKAYAQALDTAEAVAREGRLATFGIDPTEPATEFGYIEAGESLPSGGRRVARFVEKPDAEKAATMIAAGSHYWNSGMFLFTASAFLAECEKLAPEIFAAASAAVDKGRADLDFYRLEAASFAQAPSISVDYAIFENTDLAAVVPAAIQWTDLGSWNAVWKSGARDAADNLGVGKVTLNAASRSLVMSESHHVVLDGLDDVAVLASEDAVYVGRLSAAQSVGEVVKRLKADPQTRHFTEIHRTSYRPWGGYTSVLNGARFQVKRLFVKSGCRLSLQKHLHRSEHWVVVRGTAEVQVGESVRLLHENESIYIPRGEIHRLSNPGKIELEVVEVQTGDYLGEDDIIRIEDEFGRS
- a CDS encoding O-antigen ligase family protein, with product MPEVQRASSSSDTRNWVLFAFIALLLGLEILVVPLAGLYLSWTYRSVPYRSSLLLPIAALVLALAAATVIGVVRDGAYDRALSSVYSIGILVGGTLLAIGIIKHLYRQAQNRRDPRDFREVFLGQIGMLSHRLLLFCLLLFGVGVLAFAVTGSEVLSFPTLLSGFADSDTEMLRYLASTRIYRPDWGFGSFAAPRFIYFARWDTAGAIIVSLTGNLAAAHFWAKGRKRDFVLTEAITILLIVSTLSRTVIGIHIGVSVLTYLWISRNRMVLGSLLLVLASILAGLLPLLADFASSFRQYSTSDRFELYGAALSQFIAGDPLLGLGYKPKDDPSLQYAVGSHSMPLSFLTRGGLIALIFATLAFWILPIARGVRSVLSHDPFKRKTAPFWVRGIVVVGAWSLFQEIDTSILTYTAIIIFLLSVDLLSRRTIAIHPR